In Populus nigra chromosome 1, ddPopNigr1.1, whole genome shotgun sequence, one genomic interval encodes:
- the LOC133701533 gene encoding pectinesterase inhibitor-like: MKPITSFVLFSFTLSLSLSLLASVAKADTNLIDKVCARTHNKNSCVAVFESNPDSKQADLKQLGIIALTLASSKATETSQYIKTLLLNKTLDPVIDQALSDCSDQYLDAIQQLGDASSDLLEDGTKDVRTSVKAAIAAAQSCENGFVESSGREILLSRNAIFRQLCNNVLIINKLLEEK; this comes from the coding sequence ATGAAGCCCATTACAAGTTTTGTCCTGTTTTCTTTTACCCTCAGCCTCAGCCTCTCTCTCCTTGCATCTGTTGCCAAAGCGGACACCAATCTAATCGACAAAGTATGCGCACGCACCCATAACAAGAATAGTTGTGTTGCAGTTTTTGAATCTAACCCTGATAGCAAACAAGCCGATTTGAAACAACTAGGCATAATCGCGTTAACCCTTGCATCTTCAAAAGCAACAGAGACATCGCAGTACATCAAGACTCTGCTTCTTAACAAGACTTTGGACCCTGTCATTGATCAGGCCCTCTCCGACTGCTCAGACCAATACTTGGATGCCATCCAGCAACTCGGTGACGCATCGTCAGATTTGTTAGAGGACGGTACTAAAGACGTTCGTACTTCGGTGAAAGCAGCAATTGCTGCTGCACAATCATGTGAGAACGGATTCGTGGAAAGTTCTGGCCGTGAAATTTTGCTGTCGAGAAATGCAATCTTCCGCCAATTATGCAACAATGTCTTGATCATCAACAAACTCTTGGAAGAAAAGTGA